TTATTTCTCACCATTATGACGCTGAATATCCCGAATATAAATGTTGTTACTTATCGCATCACAGCACTTATCGGGGTAATTATAGGTCTCTACAATATGGTTTCATTCCTCAATCCTTCTACTGTGTTCCTGGGAGTTTTACATATACCTCTACTTGCTATTTCTTTGTACTGCACCATATTGAGTTATAAGATTGGCAGAAACAAAAATAGTGCCGGCAGGACGCTTCCATCGGCAGATCACACATAACTCAACTGAAAAGGAGATGTTGAGAATATTTCGTTGGCTACTCTTTTGATTTCCTGTTGTGTGATCCCGTCGATCCGGGAATAGACCTCGTTCAACGGGGTGTAGCGGTTAAAATGCAGAAAAGCTTTTCCCATTCCCAACGTATTGTTTTCATGATTTTCCGCAGCAATACCCATCTGCCCCTTCCACTGCCGTTTGGTCCGCATTAATTGTGTAGGAGTTAATTCAGTCTGCATGATTTTCTCAATTTCTTTGTTGATAAGTCTCAGGCATCTTTCCCTGAATTTCGGATCGGAAGCAAAGTAGATGGTGAACAGGCCGGTATCGGAGTACAATGTCAGATTTGATTCCACATGATAGACCAATCCGTGTTTTTCCCTGAGTGAAACATTGAGCCGGCTGTTGAGGCTTCCTCCACCCAGTATATGATTGATCATATACAATACATATTTATCCGGATGATACATATTGAATGTACGCCATCCCATCACGACATGCGACTGGGATGTATCTTTTTGCATCTCCGTCTTTTCGGGAACCAGGATAGCCGGGGATATACGCTGCTTAAGGGGTAATGCTTCATTCGACGGATTTGATGCAGACGAAAAATACTTTTCGGCCATCCGGATAACTTTTGAAAAAGAGGTTTTTCCGAAAGAAAAAAAGACCATATTATCCGGACGATACTGTCTCTCAACGAAACGCTTCATGTTCCCGCTATTGAATGATTGCAGTGTTTCAGGATCGCCCAGTATGTAGTGCCCCAAATCGTGGCCGGCAAACACCAGATTCTCAAAATCATCATATATCAGTTCCGAAGGTGAGTCTTCATATGAAAGAATTTCATCGATGATCACTTCCCGTTCCCTTTCGATCTGCCGGTCGGAAAACCGGGAGTGAAAAACAATATCATTCAACAGTTCCATG
This window of the Proteiniphilum saccharofermentans genome carries:
- a CDS encoding M16 family metallopeptidase, coding for MTHTHTLSNGLRIIHRSFPSDISYCGIAVNSGTRDEFPAEQGMAHFVEHMLFKGTEKRRAHHVVDRMENIGGELNAYTSKEETFVYAAFPEEYLPRTMELLNDIVFHSRFSDRQIEREREVIIDEILSYEDSPSELIYDDFENLVFAGHDLGHYILGDPETLQSFNSGNMKRFVERQYRPDNMVFFSFGKTSFSKVIRMAEKYFSSASNPSNEALPLKQRISPAILVPEKTEMQKDTSQSHVVMGWRTFNMYHPDKYVLYMINHILGGGSLNSRLNVSLREKHGLVYHVESNLTLYSDTGLFTIYFASDPKFRERCLRLINKEIEKIMQTELTPTQLMRTKRQWKGQMGIAAENHENNTLGMGKAFLHFNRYTPLNEVYSRIDGITQQEIKRVANEIFSTSPFQLSYV